In Pyrus communis chromosome 8, drPyrComm1.1, whole genome shotgun sequence, one genomic interval encodes:
- the LOC137743559 gene encoding COBRA-like protein 10, which translates to MTETSYLGTKMPWRSRTSFFHAMLVVFLVFSCFRVEICYGQDEDAVVAAPPPEQEDCDGIFLSYTFTSREKLLPHLKNVSAQAWAFKSEASILNAGSTELKAWKMYIGFQHREILVAAEGAQLVDGGDMPAEVGSKGAYFAGYPMTDLKTMIDTAGDYTQIQAKIAFKGTQFGMGEKSTPMPKSIAIVNDGFKCPAAKFKGKTAMSVCCKKDPKFKAKKVEKTKFMPRQNGDLSITYDILQTYTMNYLAQVTIDNVHPLGRLDHWNLTWEWMRGEFINTMRGAYTHKKDTSECLYGQAGKFYKDLDFSQVMNCEKRPVIADLPAERKDDPKVGKLPRCCRNGTILPGLMDKSQSQSIFQLQVYKIPPDDNRTAITPPQQWKISGVLNPTYRCGPPIRVDPTQFPDPSGLQATSDAIASWQVVCNITKPKVPRCCVSFSAYYSTSVVPCSTCACGCKTSETDKCNPRAPAMLLPAEALLVPFANRTVKAKAWAKLKHYDVPKKLPCPDNCGVSLNWHIDSDYSNGWTARLTLFNWGTDQFQDWYTAVKMNKAYQDYENVYSFNGTRMEKDVNNTILFTGLKGLNYLVGIKNGTDPKKNPMVPGKQQSVISFKKKHYHNIDIKAGQGFPTRVLFNGEECALPKVFPKNNAGHLKSNALLVLCIAIMSFLFMTDRFH; encoded by the exons ATGACGGAAACAAGTTATCTGGGCACGAAAATGCCCTGGAGGTCCCGCACGTCCTTTTTTCATGCAATGCTCGTGGTGTTTTTGGTGTTTTCATGTTTTAGGGTTGAGATTTGTTATGGACAAGACGAAGACGCTGTTGTGGCAGCTCCTCCTCCCGAGCAAGAAGACTGTGATGGCATTTTCTTGTCGTACACGTTTACCTCCAGGGAGAAGTTGCTGCCGCATCTGAAAAACGTGTCGGCGCAGGCTTGGGCGTTCAAGTCGGAGGCGTCGATCTTGAACGCCGGTTCGACCGAGCTCAAGGCGTGGAAGATGTACATAGGGTTTCAGCATCGGGAGATCTTGGTGGCCGCGGAAGGAGCTCAGCTGGTTGACGGTGGAGATATGCCTGCCGAGGTTGGATCCAAGGGGGCATACTTTGCCGGGTATCCGATGACAGATTTGAAAACTATGATTGATACCGCCGGAGATTATACTCAGATTCAGGCTAAGATTGCGTTCAAGGGAACGCAGTTTGGGATGGGAGAGAAATCCACTCCGATGCCCAAGTCCATCGCCATTGTCAATGATGGCTTCAAGTGCCCTGCTGCTAAATTTAAAG GGAAGACTGCAATGTCCGTGTGCTGTAAAAAGGACCCAAAATTCAAGGCAAAGAAAGTCGAGAAAACAAAATTCATGCCTCGTCAGAATGGTGATCTCTCAATCACATACGATATACTCCAAACCTACACAATGAACTACCTGGCTCAGGTCACTATCGACAACGTCCACCCACTCGGCCGCCTCGACCACTGGAACTTAACCTGGGAGTGGATGAGGGGAGAGTTCATCAACACCATGAGAGGAGCCTACACTCACAAAAAGGACACAAGCGAATGCCTCTATGGCCAAGCCGGAAAATTCTATAAGGACTTGGACTTCTCTCAGGTCATGAACTGCGAAAAGAGGCCCGTCATCGCCGACCTCCCTGCTGAGCGAAAGGATGATCCCAAGGTCGGCAAGCTGCCCCGCTGCTGCCGCAACGGGACCATCTTGCCGGGCCTCATGGACAAATCACAGTCCCAGTCCATTTTCCAGCTGCAAGTGTATAAGATCCCACCCGACGACAACAGAACTGCCATAACTCCTCCTCAGCAGTGGAAAATCAGTGGCGTCCTCAACCCTACTTACAGATGTGGGCCCCCTATTAGGGTTGACCCTACTCAGTTCCCCGACCCAAGTGGGCTTCAGGCCACGTCAGACGCCATTGCCAGCTGGCAAGTGGTGTGCAACATCACCAAACCCAAGGTCCCCAGATGCTGCGTCTCGTTTTCGGCCTATTACAGCACCTCTGTGGTTCCATGCAGCACGTGCGCGTGCGGGTGCAAAACGTCTGAGACGGACAAATGTAACCCTAGGGCTCCTGCCATGCTTTTACCTGCCGAGGCTCTTCTCGTGCCGTTCGCGAACAGAACCGTGAAGGCAAAAGCATGGGCCAAGCTCAAGCACTACGACGTGCCTAAAAAGCTTCCGTGCCCTGACAACTGCGGTGTCAGCTTGAACTGGCACATCGACTCCGATTACAGCAACGGGTGGACCGCCAGACTCACTCTCTTCAACTGGGGAACCGACCAGTTTCAAGATTGGTACACCGCGGTGAAGATGAACAAGGCCTACCAGGACTACGAAAACGTCTACTCCTTCAACGGGACGAGGATGGAAAAggacgtgaacaacacaatctTGTTCACGGGGCTCAAGGGTTTGAACTACTTGGTGGGGATAAAAAATGGGACGGATCCGAAAAAGAATCCGATGGTCCCCGGGAAGCAGCAATCGGTGATTTCTTTCAAGAAGAAGCACTATCATAATATCGATATCAAAGCGGGTCAAGGGTTCCCAACTAGAGTGTTGTTCAATGGAGAAGAGTGTGCACTTCCTAAAGTGTTCCCCAAGAACAATGCAGGACATCTCAAGTCTAATGCTCTTTTGGTCCTTTGTATAGCTATCATGTCTTTCCTTTTCATGACAGACCGCTTCCACTAA